From the genome of Eucalyptus grandis isolate ANBG69807.140 chromosome 2, ASM1654582v1, whole genome shotgun sequence, one region includes:
- the LOC104420621 gene encoding mitochondrial import receptor subunit TOM5 homolog, with protein sequence MADSVVSLDKLKAFWRSQVHDDANWASNMNLLRAVGLFAGSIILMRQCGDLMAV encoded by the exons ATGGCGGACTCCGTCGTGTCGCTCGACAAGCTCAAGGCCTTCTGGCGCTCCCAGGTCCACGACGACGCCAACTGGGCCTCCAACAtg AACTTGCTGCGAGCAGTGGGGTTGTTTGCAGGCTCAATCATCCTTATGCGGCAATGTGGTGATCTCATGGCAGTATGA
- the LOC104420629 gene encoding disease resistance protein RUN1-like isoform X2, with protein MVFHCGRHGKLIKVVVETIVKKLKTKHRKVTDYLVGINDRVVALRKLLDVNSHDVRLISICGMGGIGKTTLAKVVFNELSSDFGKCCCFLEDIRANSSHENGLVELHRKLLSEISNRTGMWSIDNSDDGMKRIEKVLHNKKVLIILDDIDKGTQVEKLVGEKTLYYGSRILITTRNKDVLRIHKSKYHILEYEMEVMSIDCALELFIRHAFDSDSPSDDYSDLSRDITFATGRLPLALEIIGSFLYNRRRQIWHETLKKLRKAPHEDVFRKLKISFDALTLEQQQIFLDIACFFIGEDRRNPTYMWKDCEFSVETGVEVLINMSLVKIVKHKFWMHDKLRDLGREIVRQENPTNPGKCSRLWIQQEILNTITTKKMKKVQALNLNLCRSYLNPIQCEDIGRFDHLKYLKLNGGTLVGNLENCLTKLRWFIWSHPPQTSKPIIMNLKNLVILQFTDNDVIDDSKLQGLIRYVIYFFLFFFLK; from the exons ATGGTTTTCCATTGTGGTAGACATGGCAAATTGATCAAAGTGGTAGTGGAAACGATCGTGAAAAAGCTAAAGACAAAGCATAGGAAGGTGACCGACTATTTAGTCGGAATCAATGATCGAGTAGTAGCACTGAGAAAATTATTAGACGTCAACTCTCATGATGTACGACTCATTAGCATTTGTGGCATGGGAGGTATCGGTAAAACGACTCTCGCCAAGGTCGTTTTCAATGAACTCTCTTCTGATTTTGGAAAGTGTTGTTGTTTCCTTGAAGATATTCGAGCAAATTCATCTCATGAGAATGGGTTAGTTGAGTTGCACAGAAAGTTATTGTCCGAAATCAGCAATCGTACAGGAATGTGGAGCATTGACAACAGTGATGATGGAATGAAGAGGATTGAAAAAGTACTTCACAACAAGAAAGTCCTCATTATACTTGATGACATTGATAAGGGCACACAAGTGGAGAAATTAGTCGGAGAGAAAACTTTGTATTATGGATCTAGAATATTGATTACCACTAGAAATAAAGACGTTTTGCGAATCCACAAATCAAAGTATCATATTTTAGAATATGAAATGGAGGTGATGAGTATTGATTGTGCACTTGAGCTTTTTATTAGGCATGCTTTTGATAGCGACTCTCCTTCAGATGATTATAGTGATCTTTCAAGGGACATCACATTTGCTACTGGGAGACTTCCACTTGCTCTTGAAATAATCGGTTCGTTCCTCTACAACAGAAGGCGACAAATATGGCATGAGACATTGAAGAAGTTAAGGAAAGCACCTCATGAGGATGTTTTCAGAAAGTTAAAGATTAGCTTTGATGCCTTAACTTTAGAGcaacaacaaatttttcttgatattgcatgctttttcaTTGGTGAGGATAGGAGGAATCCAACATACATGTGGAAAGATTGTGAGTTTTCAGTAGAAACTGGAGTTGAGGTCCTCATTAACATGTCTTTAGTAAAGATTGTGAAGCACaagttttggatgcatgataaacttagagatcttggaagagaaattgttcgTCAAGAAAATCCAACAAATCCTGGAAAGTGTAGTAGGTTATGGATTCAACAGGAAATTCTCAATACAATAACAACAAAGAAG aTGAAGAAAGTTCAAGCATTGAATCTTAATCTATGCAGAAGTTATCTTAATCCCATTCAATGTGAAGATATTGGAAGGTTTGATCATCTAAAGTACCTCAAATTAAATGGGGGAACCTTAGTTGGtaacttag AGAATTGTCTTACGAAATTAAGATGGTTTATTTGGAGTCATCCTCCTCAAACGTCTAAGCCAATCATCATGAACTTAAAGAATTTGGTCATTCTTCAATTTACCGACAATGACGTCATAGATGATTCCAAACTGCAGGGCTTAATAAGGTACGtaatttacttctttttattcttttttctaaagTAA
- the LOC104434362 gene encoding wiskott-Aldrich syndrome protein homolog 1-like codes for MEEKNQHGNCSHDDQVNSTTSVLSNGAPQNLMQRISQEHPKEVQFSKMAPPAEEPLDLNIGLSFDDLFEESKEGPNPNPFSSTATGATAVNNVNPPKNNNGIQPPPLQPQQQPLPPYHTTDNNSLDEISSYVEERKKKQFEAYRRFILRKRARERAEVKKKAVAAAASLPAPPLAAAAAMQLPQHPPLKSITLPRAAATASPSAPPSLLVAAAAQPPQGPLPKSLGLPRAVVAASPPAQFLAAAAQPPQSPLPKPTVLPGAAASDMENLMLRWAVEKMNALGESYGKKILKGASAHARGTGSSSSQQPWASPQPNSEAKACTAKVIYEKSAIVIKDTSHGKQIKRPRLLNAVQSNNAHQKNRKDNGVRGMKQLLTVTTTGDGPEGKKVDGFLYKDGKGGDILIVCLCHGVFLSPTDFVKHANHTDWTNPMKHIVFNSPPLPPL; via the exons ATGGAGGAGAAAAATCAACATGGGAACTGTTCTCATGACGATCAAGTCAACAGCACCACCTCAGTGCTGAGCAATGGGGCCCCACAAAATCTCATGCAGAGGATTTCTCAAGAGCACCCCAAGGAAGTCCAATTTTCCAAAATGGCCCCACCGGCCGAAGAGCCCCTCGACCTGAACATCGGACTCTCTTTTGACGATCTCTTCGAAGAGAGCAAGGAGGGCCCAAATCCTAACCCTTTCTCGTCGACTGCAACGGGAGCAACCGCTGTCAATAATGTGAACCCACCAAAGAACAACAATGGCATTCAGCCGCCACCACTGCAGCCGCAGCAACAACCATTGCCTCCGTACCATACCACAGACAATAACAGCTTGGACGAAATCAGCTCGTATGTAGAGGAGCGAAAGAAGAAGCAGTTCGAGGCCTACAGGAGGTTCATCCTGAGGAAGAGGGCCCGTGAACGTGCCGAGGTGAAGAAGAAGGCAGTTGCTGCTGCTGCATCCCTGCCGGCTCCTCCTCTTGCAGCAGCAGCGGCAATGCAGCTGCCTCAACATCCACCACTGAAGTCGATCACGCTGCCAAGAGCAGCAGCTACTGCATCGCCCTCCGCTCCTCCTTCTCTGCTggtagcagcagcagcacagCCACCTCAAGGTCCACTGCCGAAGTCATTGGGACTGCCAAGAGCAGTGGTTGCCGCATCCCCTCCGGCTCAATTTCTAGCGGCAGCAGCACAGCCACCTCAAAGTCCACTGCCGAAGCCGACCGTGCTGCCAGGAGCAGCAGCTTCGGACATGGAGAACCTCATGCTTCGTTGGGCTGTGGAGAAGATGAATGCCCTAGGAGAGTCCTATGggaaaaaaatactaaaag GAGCAAGCGCTCACGCCCGAGGCACAGGCTCTTCCAGCTCTCAGCAGCCATGGGCATCTCCCCAACCAAACTCGGAAGCAAAAGCCTGCACTGCCAAGGTGATCTATGAAAAGTCGGCCATCGTAATCAAGGATACCTCTCACGGCAAGCAGATCAAGAGACCTAGGCTTCTAAATGCTGTTCAAAGCAACAATGCTCATCAGAAGAATAGGAAAGACAATGGAGTGAGAGGAATGAAGCAGTTGCTGACTGTGACCACCACAGGAGATGGGCCAGAGGGCAAGAAGGTGGACGGGTTCCTCTACAAGGACGGCAAGGGCGGCGACATCCTCATCGTGTGCCTCTGCCACGGCGTGTTCCTCAGCCCAACCGACTTCGTCAAGCACGCCAACCACACTGATTGGACCAACCCCATGAAGCACATTGTGTTCAattcgccgccgctgccgcctcTGTAA
- the LOC104420629 gene encoding TMV resistance protein N-like isoform X4 — protein MLESVFLDDEELRVGERIDGSLGQAIHNSKIYIPNFSQNYASSQWCLSELLQIVANTSISKGNKDILPIFFDVHPDDVKLKTPLYRNAIQKLKHKKKLSNEEVDEWRDALMEVDAIKGWEVKKYKG, from the exons ATGCTGGAATCTGTCtttttggatgatgaagagcttcgTGTTGGTGAAAGGATCGATGGATCGCTTGGGCAGGCGATCCACAACTCCAAAATCTACATACCAAACTTTTCTCAGAACTACGCTTCGAGCCAATGGTGCCTCAGCGAGCTCTTGCAGATCGTTGCAAATACCTCCATATCAAAAGGGAATAAAGACATCCTACCTATTTTCTTCGATGTGCATCCTGACGATGTCAAGCTGAAAACTCCGTTGTATCGTAATGCCATACAAAAATTGAAACACAAAAAGAAGTTGAGCAATGAAGAAGTAGATGAGTGGAGAGATGCTCTCATGGAGGTCGATGCCATAAAGGGGTGGGAAGTGAAGAAGTATAAAGG aTGA
- the LOC104420629 gene encoding disease resistance protein RPV1-like isoform X1: MARKLKVLSLKSCNNITQTPNFSECLNLERLTLECCSQLRKIDSSIGKLKCLTELRIGSCGCLEDLPNQIGDLVKLKLLSILWCKVKKLPESIWKLRSLLEVHFEGDFDGLPSAIGLLQNLKVLQVSSRYLKDLPNTIHMLPHLRRLKLMRCDKIQELPVLPTSLTHLIVSSRSLHYVSNLRNLTNLVELDLDVRGRAYGNHLWWIENLSKLTNLRLRLCNVRISTELVFLPLLKKLDLHGLDVQTVLQLPLSLQYLALHDANSTESLSLIPINLSPLKLRRSPWQDLVPQMKRTPLQELTLSVVRVLRAGNLDVRCHVNLERLRPSGMRKLKEVLVSCPKLVEIQCPLVFESLEVLFIEGCESLGSLTYLREAGHNDNGYATDLTNCEGRLILPLRALNKLRRFTLGRCPKILEIQIVGMSESWEYFSLFECPYVQSLDGLSNLKKLKDLNIKDNERLQVVKGLDELEFLDNLQVHGCGLLESLIDVSSTKLSNYCHIHTSGCRREDFRGYLEYYKHHNEQESRFKQEQEQESHFKHKQD; this comes from the exons ATGgcaagaaaattgaaagttctctCTCTTAAAAGTTGCAATAACATAACCCAAACACCAAATTTCTCCGAATGCCTGAATTTAGAGAGGCTTACTTTAGAATGTTGTTCCCAATTGAGGAAAATTGACAGCTCTATTGGGAAGTTAAAGTGCTTGACTGAGCTAAGGATTGGTAGCTGCGGTTGTCTTGAAGATTTGCCTAACCAAATCGGGGACCTAGTGAAGTTGAAGCTCCTCTCTATACTGTGGTGTAAAGTGAAAAAACTCCCAGAATCCATATGGAAGTTGAGATCGTTACTTGAGGTACACTTTGAGGGTGACTTTGATGGATTACCTAGTGCTATTGGACTACTTCAAAATCTAAAAGTGCTTCAAGTTAGTAGTCGCTATTTAAAAGATCTTCCAAATACCATTCACATGCTTCCTCACTTGCGAAGATTGAAGTTGATGCGATGTGATAAGATTCAAGAGTTGCCGGTACTCCCAACAAGTTTAACCCACCTAATTGTGTCATCTAGATCGTTGCACTATGTCTCGAATCTCAGGAACTTGACTAATTTGGTTGAGCTGGATCTAGATGTTAGAGGACGAGCCTATGGAAATCATTTATGGTGGATTGAGAATTTATCCAAATTGACTAATTTGAGACTGAGACTTTGCAATGTTCGTATTTCTACTGAGCTGGTTTTCCTTCCTCTGTTAAAGAAACTTGATTTGCATGGATTGGACGTGCAAACCGTGCTGCAGCTTCCCTTGTCTCTGCAATATCTAGCCCTTCATGATGCCAATTCGACGGAGTCACTCTCTCTGATCCCAATAAATTTGTCACCATTAAAGCTTCGTAGGTCTCCATGGCAAGATTTAGTGCCACAAATGAAAAGGACTCCGTTGCAAGAATTGACACTCAGTGTGGTTCGAGTTCTGCGTGCAGGGAATTTGGATGTGCGATGCCATGTAAATCTCGAGAGATTGAGGCCATCAGGCATGAGGAAGTTGAAAGAGGTCCTAGTGAGTTGTCCAAAGCTAGTTGAGATCCAATGTCCTCTGGTGTTCGAATCACTAGAGGTACTGTTCATTGAAGGGTGCGAGTCCTTGGGAAGCCTAACTTATCTGAGAGAAGCCGGGCACAATGATAATGGGTATGCGACTGATTTGACTAATTGTGAAGGGAGACTAATCCTTCCGTTGAGAGCCTTAAATAAGCTGCGAAGGTTCACCCTGGGGCGTTGCCCCAAGATACTCGAGATACAAATTGTCGGTATGTCGGAATCATGGGAATACTTCAGCCTTTTCGAATGTCCTTATGTGCAAAGTCTTGATGGTTTATCAAACTTAAAGAAACTCAAGGATTTGAACATCAAGGACAATGAACGGCTGCAGGTTGTCAAGGGCCTTGACGAGCTAGAGTTTTTGGATAACTTACAAGTTCATGGGTGCGGATTGTTGGAAAGTCTGATTGATGTATCAAGCACGAAATTGTCAAATTACTGCCACATACATACCTCTGGTTGCCGCCGGGAAGACTTTCGGGGCTATCTCGAGTACTACAAGCACCATAAC GAACAGGAGAGCCGTTTCAAGCAGGAACAGGAACAGGAAAGCCACTTCAAACACAAACAGGATTAG
- the LOC104420629 gene encoding disease resistance protein RUN1-like isoform X3, translated as MVFHCGRHGKLIKVVVETIVKKLKTKHRKVTDYLVGINDRVVALRKLLDVNSHDVRLISICGMGGIGKTTLAKVVFNELSSDFGKCCCFLEDIRANSSHENGLVELHRKLLSEISNRTGMWSIDNSDDGMKRIEKVLHNKKVLIILDDIDKGTQVEKLVGEKTLYYGSRILITTRNKDVLRIHKSKYHILEYEMEVMSIDCALELFIRHAFDSDSPSDDYSDLSRDITFATGRLPLALEIIGSFLYNRRRQIWHETLKKLRKAPHEDVFRKLKISFDALTLEQQQIFLDIACFFIGEDRRNPTYMWKDCEFSVETGVEVLINMSLVKIVKHKFWMHDKLRDLGREIVRQENPTNPGKCSRLWIQQEILNTITTKKMKKVQALNLNLCRSYLNPIQCEDIGRFDHLKYLKLNGGTLVGNLENCLTKLRWFIWSHPPQTSKPIIMNLKNLVILQFTDNDVIDDSKLQGLIRWQEN; from the exons ATGGTTTTCCATTGTGGTAGACATGGCAAATTGATCAAAGTGGTAGTGGAAACGATCGTGAAAAAGCTAAAGACAAAGCATAGGAAGGTGACCGACTATTTAGTCGGAATCAATGATCGAGTAGTAGCACTGAGAAAATTATTAGACGTCAACTCTCATGATGTACGACTCATTAGCATTTGTGGCATGGGAGGTATCGGTAAAACGACTCTCGCCAAGGTCGTTTTCAATGAACTCTCTTCTGATTTTGGAAAGTGTTGTTGTTTCCTTGAAGATATTCGAGCAAATTCATCTCATGAGAATGGGTTAGTTGAGTTGCACAGAAAGTTATTGTCCGAAATCAGCAATCGTACAGGAATGTGGAGCATTGACAACAGTGATGATGGAATGAAGAGGATTGAAAAAGTACTTCACAACAAGAAAGTCCTCATTATACTTGATGACATTGATAAGGGCACACAAGTGGAGAAATTAGTCGGAGAGAAAACTTTGTATTATGGATCTAGAATATTGATTACCACTAGAAATAAAGACGTTTTGCGAATCCACAAATCAAAGTATCATATTTTAGAATATGAAATGGAGGTGATGAGTATTGATTGTGCACTTGAGCTTTTTATTAGGCATGCTTTTGATAGCGACTCTCCTTCAGATGATTATAGTGATCTTTCAAGGGACATCACATTTGCTACTGGGAGACTTCCACTTGCTCTTGAAATAATCGGTTCGTTCCTCTACAACAGAAGGCGACAAATATGGCATGAGACATTGAAGAAGTTAAGGAAAGCACCTCATGAGGATGTTTTCAGAAAGTTAAAGATTAGCTTTGATGCCTTAACTTTAGAGcaacaacaaatttttcttgatattgcatgctttttcaTTGGTGAGGATAGGAGGAATCCAACATACATGTGGAAAGATTGTGAGTTTTCAGTAGAAACTGGAGTTGAGGTCCTCATTAACATGTCTTTAGTAAAGATTGTGAAGCACaagttttggatgcatgataaacttagagatcttggaagagaaattgttcgTCAAGAAAATCCAACAAATCCTGGAAAGTGTAGTAGGTTATGGATTCAACAGGAAATTCTCAATACAATAACAACAAAGAAG aTGAAGAAAGTTCAAGCATTGAATCTTAATCTATGCAGAAGTTATCTTAATCCCATTCAATGTGAAGATATTGGAAGGTTTGATCATCTAAAGTACCTCAAATTAAATGGGGGAACCTTAGTTGGtaacttag AGAATTGTCTTACGAAATTAAGATGGTTTATTTGGAGTCATCCTCCTCAAACGTCTAAGCCAATCATCATGAACTTAAAGAATTTGGTCATTCTTCAATTTACCGACAATGACGTCATAGATGATTCCAAACTGCAGGGCTTAATAAG ATGgcaagaaaattga
- the LOC104420646 gene encoding uncharacterized protein LOC104420646: MEAASTGISASVALSGNAVRARTGLVRAMAAQKPLPSTAKTVGSRKNGTVVFPLGEPGPKTISSNNNGPPIKLLTRVEQLKLLTKAEKAGLLSAAEKFGLSLSSIEKLGLLSKAEELGVLSAATDPATPGALFTLSLGLLLLGPACVYLVPEDYPWEVAAQVLVALLSVVGGSAAFAASNLVSNLQNSQ; this comes from the exons ATGGAAGCCGCGTCGACCGGAATCTCGGCGAGTGTCGCTCTCTCCGGCAATGCAGTCAGGGCAAGAACCGGGCTCGTCCGAGCCATGGCCGCTCAGAAGCCCTTGCCCTCCACCGCCAAGACCGTCGGCTCCAGGAAG AATGGAACGGTGGTGTTCCCTCTCGGAGAACCAGGACCGAAGACCATCTCTTCAAACAACAATGGGCCACCAATCAAGCTGCTGACAAGAGTGGAGCAACTGAAGCTGCTCACCAAAGCGGAGAAGGCAGGCCTGCTCTCGGCGGCCGAGAAGTTCGGCCTCTCCCTGTCGTCAATCGAGAAGTTGGGTCTCCTCTCAAAGGCCGAAGAGCTCGGAGTCCTCTCGGCTGCCACCGACCCGGCCACCCCGGGTGCTCTGTTCACGCTCAGCCTCGGCTTGCTGCTGCTCGGCCCTGCTTGCGTGTACCTGGTCCCTGAGGACTACCCCTGGGAAGTAGCTGCTCAGGTTCTTGTAGCTTTGCTTTCTGTGGTAGGCGGGTCTGCCGCCTTCGCCGCATCAAATTTGGTGTCCAACTTGCAAAATTCACAATGA